In the Corythoichthys intestinalis isolate RoL2023-P3 chromosome 18, ASM3026506v1, whole genome shotgun sequence genome, TCTCAACATGTCGTGTTCACACTGCTCTTAAATGTGTCATCAaaaacagtgtatcacaaaagtgagtacacccctggcaTTTCTGCGGATATTTAAGTACCGTATATCTttacatgggacaacactgacaaaatgacactgtggcacaatgaaaagtagtccgtgtgcagcttatattatATAGttctttattttcccctcaaaatatagccattaatatctaaacccctggcaacaaaagtgagtaaaccccttagaaactacgtacatccctaaatgtccaaattaagaACTGctagtcattttccctccaaaatgtcatgtgactcgttacaaaagtgagtacagcccttagaaactacatccctctatgtccaaattgagtactgcttgtcattttccctccaaaatgtcatgtgactcgttacaggagtgctgtcagcattgctgcagagattgaagaggtggggggggtcagcctgttagtgccgcACTCTAcagcaaattggtgtgcatggctgtcaccccaggaggaagacggtacacaagaaagcccgtcaacagtttgctgaagacatgtcaacaaagcacatggattactggaaccatgtccgatGCACATGGATGACTGGAACCGTGTCCTACGGTCTGGTGAGACGGGCTGGCCTTCTTGTGTACCGTGTTccacctggggtgacagccatgcacaccaatttgatgtagagtgcggcactaacaggctgacccccctacctcttcaatctctgcagcaatgctgacagcactcctgtaacgagtcacatgacattttggagggaaaatgacaagcagtactcaatttggacatagaggcatgtagtttctaagggttgtactcacttttgttgccaggggtttagatattaatagctatattttgaggggaaaataaatgaactatactatataagctgcacacagactacttttcattgtgtcatagtgtcattttttcagtgttgtcccataaaaagatatacttaaatatctgcagaaatgccaggggtatagtcacttttgtgatacactgtatatagaaTTAATACACAAGCTGATCCATTTCACGTTTAACTTCTTGAGACAAATATCATACCATTTTTGTTcttctggctttttttttgtattgctgtgtctcaaaaaaaaagtccagtatGACATTGctacatgatactatcatgtgaAAACGTAATAAATATAATGTGAAATTGTTCAGACTTGatctattttattgttttattaaccGTTTTGACTTTTCGCTGGTGCGATGTgttgtttgggttttttttttttcctcaatattATTGTCTAATATAGCCTAACTTGCGTTTTATATGTTTTTCCTTGTTGGAAAGCCGTttcaggtttttgtaaagggtcatagaaatacatttgatttgaaaatGATCATGTAAAAGCGTGATCACCCTCACGTTGAAACATTGAAAGAGGAAACGTTTGCAGAATGTGACGAAAATGTATTGCATTCTCAGGTTGAGATTTTACAGTTAATAATGGTGTTACAATAAGTATGCGTacgccaggggtgaaagtgggccagccagaacggtcaggaacgcaaagATTCAGGGTCAGAACGCAGTTcaggtataagattcagagccggaatgctgttccggtacacggtgctttgattccgaaaatatgacagcgactgtcaaaacgctatgtaaaaaaaaaaaaaaattgctaagctgccacacctgcatttcagctccaagcagaaaacaatctaccaacatcagatttacatacacaagtcttaacaacaagcataataaagtgcttgtgtagcgtaatccgtttccacctatatttattattgattttattccacggacggcatggaggtttcctcagctgctgcagttatccgagtctgaatcacgtcaatgtgcgaatgcacgcagcaaagcaaagcaaaaagCCTGGACTCAttcatccgttcaattggctgacatcctgacatgtgatcaggagagatggttagctctgatgttgaattgatgcgacaaaaaaagggcaatgcaagataaaatggatcaaaacaaaagagttgaggaggcttacttatcatatttagttttatttgctctgatggggaggttcagaagatcttagctgtcaatgtgcactttggacttctatttgttcatttatcttagactacttattcatttccttatgatttcaaAAAGTCAAtgattgcgcgatcttcaaaatatattccatttcactctgcataatatactaGTAACATtaccttcaattttaatatatatcctatgttctctAAAATTGAgaattggcatttagtatgtgaggaaatgagggaaaataaaaattaggagaaatTTTGgtcacttttattttgcaaatcaaaatacaattttgaatgaaaaatgaataaataaaatgtctggCTCCGTGTTGACCTTCacgcggggagttccggcaagaaattcttgccactttcacccctggcgtACACTCAGACAGAATTTCAAGTGCatgcatttgaccttttgacatgtcaaaaggtGATATTGCATTTTTGTGTGCAGTGTGGCAGCAATAGTttagaatgtgatcattttcacATGCCAATGTTACAATTGTCAAGCGATCACTTTCACATTAAAACCTTTGGAACGTCGAgtttcacattttaaaaaagttgaaaacaaATCATGTTCCAGCTTCTGTTGAATGAGATTTTTTGCAGCAGTTTGCAACGTGAAGCTTGGCGTCTTGTCTGTGAAGACACCATTTATGTTTTTTCTGGTGTGACAGTAATATACTTTAACTTAGCCTTGGCCCATTAACTCTCACACTGACAACAGAACAAGACCCCAAACCATCAAATAAAAGTCTGACGACTGTAGCGTACGCACCCCCGTCCCGTCCCTTGCCATCGTCTCCCCGTGCACGCCGCTCCATGCACATTCCTGTCGTGCCAGTTGGACATTCCACTCTCCGCTTCCACCCCCTCAAGACCAAGAGGTTTCACTTTAGAGCTGAATTCAAACCCGATTTACAGCCCCAAACCACAACAAATTTGCTGTTTGGTGGACATCAGGGACGATTCCCCCGCATGCACGCAGCATCATTGGTGCAGGTGCGCATGCACAAAGGACAGAAGGACTAGACTTACGGATAGACGGAGGACTTTGGACTTTGATCTCGGCAGCGGTCCGGCCTTCTCCGCGCCCGCCCGTCGAGTACGACGGCCACATTCCCGAAGGCGACCCCAAAACGGAAGCGGACACTTTAGCGCGTGCGTGCGTTGTCAGCAGGCGCGCGCGGCTTTAAAGCGGTCGTAGAGAAGGAGCCTACCCGCCGATTGGCCAGAGGGGGAACGGGCGGAACGGGCCGGACCAATCGCGGGTGAGATGAGCGGACCGGAGGAGAGATGGCAACAAAGAGGTGGTTTTTGGAATTCCGGATGTCCTCTGGATGGAGACACTCAGGgtgatgtgtgtgcgtgtttccaTGGCGACTGCATCCAGCGAAGACAGCATCCctggaggagagagagagagagaaaaaaaagagcgatttattctttttttgggggtgcTTTTTTCAACTTCCTATAGTACTGCAGTGCATAAAACCTTCAATTAATAGGAGAAATGGATCTGTTCAGCAACTTTATATTTGGAATGCAAATCTATACATCGCTTAATATTCCCTTCTATGAATTaccctcacttttatttttagacactgtttttttcaagcCGCATTCAGAACGGATAGTCTGTTTGCTTCTCTTATCTGACTGATTTTTACGTGAATGCCAAACACAATTTTGAATACACACACGACTTCCATAACCGGACATGTTCAAAGACAAAGTAAGTAGTAGGTGCATCTATATGATTACTTTTGTCAACACGAATTGTTCAAAAGCATAAATGGCCTACCCGCTCCTCCTCTCCAGCTGCGGCTGTGAAAAAAGAACCCAAGACAAGCCTTATGAAATAAATAAGAAACCGTTAAATATACAACCAACCGTCATTTTAAAAAGGGAATTTCAAATGGTTCTAATCCCAGCGTGGCTACTTTGTTAATGCAAGTGAAGTTTAGACCATTTAATCGACTACACCAGAGTACAGTACCACATGACTTTTCAAATGAAAGTGGCTCGTCTCTTTATGACCGCCAGGGAGAGCCCTCAGCCCACTAGTTGAGCAGAAAACAGTAGAAGAAGAAGACGACCACGGCACGGACAGACAGACGCGACACAGAACACACTGCTCCTAAAATGTCTGCTCCTAAAAGCATTCCAAAAGATGCTCAGGTAACTTTAGTTTCTCTTCTAATTCACATGGCGGCTAGCGTTCGAGCAGTCAAAGCTTTCCAGATATTTTATCGTCGCGGCCGGCAGGCTGACTCGTTAGCATACACTTTGTAACGATGCTAACTTCACGGTAAATGTAAACAATATTCTTCTCATTACtccaattatttttttgggagtCCAGCTGAGAATGAGCGGGCATGAAATTAATGTTAAACAAAATCGGAGTTGGCTGTGACGCTTTTACCGAGGTTCCTGTCCAACATTAAAACGTGTCATATTTCAAGGCATGGGCTactcgaaagaaaaaaaaagtacttacaGCAAAATCCAAGCCATTCGGGCGAAAATGGCTTCAGTTCATTGAAATTTCTGCCTAAACAAACTGTCTACCGGAATATACTGGTGTAGGCAAGAGCTTTGAATCTTATCGCAAAAATCCTGGTGCATTGACGTAGACCCATTTCATCAGCGGTGGCGGCAAACTGTCAAAACTCGTGCCGCAGATGTGATATCACGACGCTTACGTCATCGGGCTTTAACGTGAATCACTCCAATGCAAGCGGCACTAAAATCTTGTGAAACGCATCTATTTTTTAGGTGATGATCCAGATCCTGAAGGACATGGGGGTGACCGAATACGAGCCCCGTGTCATCAACCAAATGTTGGAGTTCACTTACAGTAAGTGATCGGCACGGTCCGACCGGGCAACGCGAGCGCGCCTTGACATCGACTCCTCTCTTCTCAGGATACGTGACCAGCATCATCGAGGACGCAAAGATCTACGCCACGCACGCCAAGAAGTCCAACGTGGACGCCGACGACATCAAACTGGCCATTCAGTGCCGCATGGACCAGTCCTTCACGTCGCCGCCTCCCAgagatgtaattttttttgtgctttccaGTCTGGCGGCCTAGCCGCTGACGTTGGTTTGCCGTCTCCGTCAGTTCCTGTTGGAGGTGGCCCGGCAGAAGAACCAGACGCCGCTGCCGCTCATCAAACCCTACACGGGGCCCCGCCTCCCCCCGGACCGCTACTGCCTGACCGCCCCCAACTACCGTCTCAAGTTCCTGCCGAAGAAGGCGCTGTCGGCCGGCAGGATAACGGCGCCGCGCCTCAGCGTCGGCGCAGTTTCCAGCAGACCGGCTACGCCCACACCAGGTCGGTacgcgttcatttttttttttatgacaggGCAGAAGTCGCACTGACCGAACCCCCCGGTTGTCTTTCTAGGAAACGTGTCGGTTCAATCGGTGGGCGGCGCCAAGGCGGTACCGCCGGTGTCGCTGACGGGTCAGAGGTTCACCGTGCAGATCCCGCCTCCTTCGCAGAGCGCCGGCGCCAAAAGCGGTAAGGCCGCCGACCGTCGGCGGCTCGGATCGAGCTTCGCCGACGACCGATCCTTTTTCTTTGCAGCGCCGCTGACCGCGCCTGCCGCTTCCGGCGTGCTCATCAACCCTTCTCTGATCGGCTCCAAGAACATCCTCATCGCCACCAATGTGGCCGCTCAGAGCGGCGGCGGGGAAGCGCTTAAGAGGAAACACCAGGACGACGACGATTATGACACCTTgtgacaaaacacgcacacgctaggacttttttttccacttttaatcctaaaaacaatttcaattaaaaaaaacaaaaaaacaaatgtgaatGATTATGACCAAGCATTAAAGTCGCTTCCTGTTTGTGGCAAAAGTTAGCGCACATTTTGACACATCACGCGCGGCAAAAAAGTTAGCGCACATGCACGACTAAAACGACCACGACGACCAATCACGGCACTGCAAAGAACATGCTCCGCCTCTTTCCCTTTGGGGGCGCGGCCGTACGGAGCCGAATGTTCCCCGGGACGTACTTCTTACTGGCAAAACGGGATCATGGCACTTtaacctttcaaaataaaatcttcAAATATAAACGAGGCTGTGAAAAGAGGTCTATTCGAAAGCAAAAAGGCGGCGCGGAAATATCTCAACTGTTGCGGGCGACGCCCCCTGCAGGTATCGACActttgcgacaaaaaaaaaaaaaaaaacatctgtacAAGACGCCATCATCAATCgccactgggggaaaaaaatgctaaacaTTCATAAAGATTTGAAAATGAACAGGTGACAAATGCCTAACTTCTTTGTTTATATACTTCAAGTGACTGTTTTATCTTCCTTGTAGATGGATACTCAAtccaaacagtttttttttttttttgagcaagGAACAGGAAGTcccaaaattaaaaacccgCTTTGGCAAACTACCGTCAACGGCAAAGAGTGGTGAGGTAAGGGCCGTCGTTTGCCCAAAACCCTTCATTGACCTCGCGGCGTGCCCGACCAAAACCTACGACGGAGTATCGGGaccaaaataaagaaaaaaatgaggaCGAGAATAAAATGTTATTATGTACGGCTAATGTCGTTGAATTAGCTGCAGGGTACTGTACTTTGGCCACCTATTAAAATCAAAAATTTTGAAAGCGTCTCGCGAGGCTGTGAACAGCTAAGCAAATCCTTCATCTTttccatcaaattataatccaaggatttttttttttggtcatagcTCACAGCTAAAGGAAGCTAATTTACGTATCCCCACATTAGCCGCACGTGATAACAGCGCTTTTTTCTCACACCGATAGTACAATTTGAATGGGTTTTTTCTTGGGCCCCGATACTCTGGCGAATTCGACGGATCCCTATgtgggcggacgacgggagtacGACCTCGATGTCCGTTCGCGGTAGTCCCCGGTAAAAACTGAGCGTGTCTCGGTAGTCGATGAGAAAAAGAGGTCGGCGGAAAACGACTAGCGTGAACAGCTGCAAAGAAATGAAAGTCAAACAAAGTGGTCTGTTGGCTAGCGTACCAATTGAACACATGAAAACCTCACTTAAATACAAAGAAGCTTCACCGTAGTATTTGTAAGAAGATCCTTCGATCAAAAGGAAACGCTTAGACGATGGCGGCGACGCCCAAATTTGGCGGGAATGTTACGTGCGTGCGTGTACATGTGTTGAGGCGCGCGAGCGTCTCTCCTAGCAGTCCTCGTCCTTGTCGTCCACCGCGCCTTTGAGGCGAAGGCGAGCGAAGTCCTCGAAGACGAAGTCGTCGTCCTGAGAGACGCTGCTGAGAAAACGGCGGTGCCGTCAAACTCTGCagtggcggcggcggcggcgacaTTTTAAAGCCGTTTAAACTCACTTGGTGTCGAACTCTATCAGGTTGGTGTCGATGGGCGGGTCCGACTCCGGCGCGGCTGACGCAAAGACGCGCGCGGGTTAGCGCGAGGCGGGAGACCCCGGCAGGCGGGCGGCCACTGCGGAGCGTActcacctgactgcggccgtgacGCGGGGGGCTCGGCCGGTTTGGGGTGCATGAGGATGAACGGCAGCTCCACAGATACGTCTCTGTCATGGGAAAGTGGCACAAACTTCACATTAGCCATCAAGCTAAGCTGAACTATGCATTTGAAGGGATGTAgtcatgaaaacctgaaatattTGGTTATGTGCAGTAAGCGACATGTAGTCCATTTCTTAAAGGGTACCTTGGACAGAAAGACATAGTTTTTCAAAAGataaaatattagtacaagttatgataatttgatattaaaaaccctcctaatgttttcatttcaataacatttaaaattattttgactagtaggtcgccattgttgttgacatcgctggccggtgacgtcacagggccacgCTGCCATACTTCAGAGTcactctattaaaaaaaaaaaaaaactgccactctttaattatgtaaggtagtgatttgaaTACGCTATAAGGTGTCAATGGAGAGTTTCAAATGAATTAGGGCTCAAACTAATGAGTGcattttgtcccttgactgatgCCGTAGTTTTCCTTTAATGCACAACGTCAAGACAcacctgtgaatggccacagctggattttatgagtgaaacacagtcatataacaaggggcgcgatacagaaatcgcagacatcaaggagtggtcgagattttctttttcatatatttacccttttaacgaTATTTTATCTAACAtaacggagaaaatgcgacagtaacaaaaaaacaattcaactgagcgatagttatgaggtagatatccgtgacttttttacagatgctatttttttcattgtgacatttgtttaaaagtttaaaatgtgcgagtgaataattttttaaagtttttttttttttttttttaaatatgagacatcaattattgattctaagctaaaaatgacattttgaataataaatataatgacttaccttcattttatggctaggttgaaacaaaagcggttgcgcgacgtctgtaaacgggggtcttcagggtaaaacggacagattaaaaatagatggggggcttcatgcgccgtgaatctgctatggcagcatatagacattgttctatcaaacggaacagttgttttggctcaaaatacagcagtttcttttaaagaggagtgcaagagcagaaactgctttttcagtcttgtctgtgttttccgccatttgcaaaatacacataaaacttattcAGACTTTGGTTTAACTCTAAatttagcaactcgtttagtTCAaccaatacactggatggccatatttagtcacaatatacaaacgatGATGCTGGGAGACATTATCTGACTAATAtggcgtcagtcaagggacaaaacgcactcattttcttgagcttttatttttaaagctcgCCAATGACACCTTTTGGTGTATTTTAATCGCTACCTTACATAAGTACGGCAGAGTGGCCCTGTGATGTCAACGccgtgcgacgtcaacaacaatggcgagctactagttgatttatttttgtatttagaattttacaaattttattgaaacgaaaacattaagaggggttttaatattattgtaactcgtactaacatttatcttttaagaactacgtctttctatccgagGTACCCtttaacaattgtatttttaaaatagtGTCGTCAATTCATGACTAACGTGtccatgttttcacctcaatatagCATCAGTAttccatcaaaaaatatatCCGTTTGTTTAAAACCatgtcatttggcagattacgaTAAACAATAACGGTACTTACTTTGTATCAAAAATATTGAGGGAAAATCTCGTGTCCAAGCACGCTGCTTTCATTACTGTTGCACTGTgtcataatcttttttttttttttaaattaagtctttctgatccaTTATGCACCACAAAGGCAAGACAAAAGATAGCTGCGAggaaagatttttttgttttttttgtaatatcttTAAGTTGATATGCCTACTAGTTCCCCACTTACCATAGGTCAGGGttgactaaatccggacctcggtgccacttttcctgtcgtgttttccacgtctctctcccctaacacacctgaatcaaatgattatgtcatcagcctgataatgatcctgattgattcaggtgtgttagaggtgggagacatggaaaacacgacaggaaaagtggcaccaaggtccggatttagtcaaCCCTGCCATAGGTGATCGTTACCATAATATTAatccatgtaaaaaaaaaaagtcatcattACATTGCTATCGTTATTGGTAAATGTCCTTCGTTACCGTAGTTTTCATGAGAGTaccatatgctcccgccaagaatggataaatctagtgctgcaacgattaatcgattaactcgagtattcaatttaaaaaaaaaaaaaaaaatcaaattaaattatGCAGCTTCGAGTGTTTAATAAGTGGTATTGtagtggtttattttgaaagtgtttgcatttatttattgatttgggtggatacactgccctctggtctgcctcattttacatgggtgaatccagctgctccctgttaagaccaacgtaagcaaagtttttgttatcgctaatgtttttttttaatgcattcgtaatttggtttataagtatatttagctgttgttagcggtaatatgtgtctgaaccatttgttaagagcattgtaaaaaactacattttatagcatttaagctagcggacttttgctatgaaatTGTCCTTTTGTACATAAATCCTCATTATTTTTtccataccgtttgaggctcaactcaggtattttaatttttcatgttccttgtccgatcactcgattattcgaactaactagttcatggattaatcgactactaaaataattgatagctgcagccctggctacatcgttttaaaaaggtgtcactgtttaaaatggGGAGGCCGTTCCACAACAAGCGTCCATGaagacgtctactcgtgataataCAATAGTTGCGCGATTTCCCTAGCTGTTTCTAGATAAGATCGCTAGGTCATCATTATGTTGAGGTCACCGCCAATATTTTGACTCTTTGGACGCCATCGACGTCCCGGGCGCAATAGCGGCGCCGGCCTTACCCTCCGCGTGACACCACCAGCTTGACTTTGACTCTGTAGGACACCAGGATTCCAAGCACCTCCTTGTTGGTCACGTCCTTGACACTGAAAGACGCAAAGGCCAACCGTCAAGGAGCCCGACGCCGCGCGGCGCGAGGGCGGGCGGCCGGAAGTTACATGGTGGAGGAGGCCAGGTTGGTGTCTTCGTGTTTGAGCTTCCCGTCCAGCGCCAGGCCTCGCTTCTCGCGGTTCTTGTCCAGGGTCGGCGTCAGCGTATACACTTTGCAGAAGGTGGAGCTCGAAGACACCTGGTCACTGACACGTAAGGAAGGCGACCGTCCGTCAAAGCTCTCCGGTAGATCTTATTTAGATTGTGTTCAAACTAGAAAATGCCACTTCTGGGGAAATGATGACAGTATCTTTGCTGTGATGCTTGCCGCCCACCAGTGGGCCTTTGCTTTCGGAAAAATTTCAAGAATAAATGTTGTGAACCTTGTAGgactagttacattttgaactttttcagaaaaaaaaaatgctgcatttttgggccaaCGGTCCTTTTTTGGTGTCAAACGGGTCGCCACGTCACGTGAGAATGACGCTCATTTTGGCGTCGGAACGATGTCCAACGGCGCGGTGTGCgccattgaaaagaaaaaacagaatatTATAGATGGTAGCTTTTGCACAACATGCAAAGCAACCATCTATAAAAGACAGAAAATATGAGCGAACACGTCGCAGAAATAACCGGTGGCGATTCATCTACCgtcaaaataattgtttgcgGAAGCCCTACTGTTGGCTTCGACAAATATAAAGCCAGCCACGGAGGGAAAATGATCAAAGTGCCAGAGACCAGAAAGACAGAAACATTTAACTTACTCTGCCTCCAGCTGTGCCACGGGACATTTGTACTGCGCCGTGCTGAACAAACAGATGTCGGCGTACTGACGCACTGTGGCCACAAGGAGGCAAAAAGGGTCAAGTGTCATGTGGCTGTTTTCCCatgaaattgcaaaaaaaaaaaaaaattcaagacgCTTCTCTGACCTGAAATCTTGACTCTCTTGACGGTCTTGGTGGAGTTGTTGGTCACGTGCACGTTGACGCTGATGGGCTCGCCGTGGTAGTACAGCTAAAAGACAAGGAATGTTCGACGGGCACGTCGCCGGCCAACCGGTCGGCCCGAGCGTACCTCCTTGTCCAGCGACGCCTCCAAGTGCAGCGACCTGTCCGACATGAGAAAGCTGCGCGTCGTCTCCACCATGGGCTGAGGCCCCGCTTTCTCCGGAGCGTACTGCACCTTGCGGATCACCAGACGCACAGAGTTCCTGAGGAAAAGGGTAGTATGGGCTCACGCGCGGGCAACCTCAGGAGTGAGCTGagcgctcgctcgctcgctcaccTCTTGTGTATCTTCTCCTCCATGTTCTTGGCGCAAAAGGCTCGAATCTCAAAGTCCACGCCGCACGCCTGCGTCCAAACAAGTCACATCACTTATCAATCTAATCATTTGTATCCAAACAAAGGAAGGATTATACGGAGGACGAGGAGTGccaaaatgtccaaaaataaatcatttactAGGTTATTATTTAAGGGGCAGGCTTTGCGCACGGCAGACAGACGCTATGACGGAAAATGATTTTGTACTACACGCCGGGGGAGCAAGAAtgcaaaaatgaaatcatttcaTAGACGTCATTACTTACTGACGTGACActttgtcattctttgcgtagcgccttatcagagggggccgagcttcatttagtaatagccgaagacggcatacgctcatgtcggatttaggcttggatttacttacgactggatttaactacgaaagcatacaaacaggaaggattgtcgcaGGAGTGATTcgttcgaggattcaaagtcattattatatttttcgtaccacgcatgcgtgattgaagcatttattcgaaggaattttcttctttgtttacacatggaggaggctgctaattttcgtaactgactagcttTAAaggttacttttaaccaagaatcaagacatctttaaagaattcggggatttaagtatttattcacaagaattttcaccagaaaagctccttttaggccaggcggccactagcctcattcgctaacactatatagtgtataatgattataaagAGCTATTCTATCCTatcataagttgtgattgtatatagaatttattaataatctatttacattttataattgattctgcatgttttcttcAAGTATTaactttctgatgttaaattattagctgttgaaaacttgcagtagatgaaaaaaaaaaaaattaagttgctattttggtcaaaaacttctatgttaaatattgctattgatactgaaaatataggtgattatgactgcatttgatgatttttgtgcatctagtgtaaaatctgagacttttctagccattttaagttgtattatacttatgtaaaaaataattcatggggattttataagggaacgcatTTGAATTTTTGGATGCCGCTGCTcacggagactcatatatggctaagggaggttcctgttttggttttaggtcggtagcagctttggttttgaaaataggccccgtttcccatgtcatgtcaataggttatgaagtctatgaatcatttatatcaaaaaataaacgacaAAAACACTAGAAgatgccatttctggagaaattgcaacGGTAGCTTAGCTAAGTCACTTTCAGTGTATCTGGGTTCATgtttgggtcacttactgttgatatcaggtcgctTCTTATCAATGGTATGGACATAAtaggttgtgttttttttccatcattcaaatttgaaatatatatccaatttgaaaaaataatacgTTAG is a window encoding:
- the taf9 gene encoding transcription initiation factor TFIID subunit 9; its protein translation is MSAPKSIPKDAQVMIQILKDMGVTEYEPRVINQMLEFTYRYVTSIIEDAKIYATHAKKSNVDADDIKLAIQCRMDQSFTSPPPRDFLLEVARQKNQTPLPLIKPYTGPRLPPDRYCLTAPNYRLKFLPKKALSAGRITAPRLSVGAVSSRPATPTPGNVSVQSVGGAKAVPPVSLTGQRFTVQIPPPSQSAGAKSAPLTAPAASGVLINPSLIGSKNILIATNVAAQSGGGEALKRKHQDDDDYDTL
- the LOC130906262 gene encoding arrestin red cell isoform X2: MGDKAGTRVFKKSSPNCKVTVYLGKRDFVDHLDHVDPVDGVILVDPEYLKDRKVFVTLTCAFRYGREDLDVLGLSFRKDLYISTFQAFPPVPEERKANSRLQERLLKKLGQHAHPFYFTIPQNLPCSVTLQPGPEDTGKACGVDFEIRAFCAKNMEEKIHKRNSVRLVIRKVQYAPEKAGPQPMVETTRSFLMSDRSLHLEASLDKELYYHGEPISVNVHVTNNSTKTVKRVKISVRQYADICLFSTAQYKCPVAQLEADDQVSSSSTFCKVYTLTPTLDKNREKRGLALDGKLKHEDTNLASSTIVKDVTNKEVLGILVSYRVKVKLVVSRGGDVSVELPFILMHPKPAEPPASRPQSAAPESDPPIDTNLIEFDTNVSQDDDFVFEDFARLRLKGAVDDKDEDC
- the LOC130906262 gene encoding arrestin red cell isoform X1, which translates into the protein MGDKAGTRVFKKSSPNCKVTVYLGKRDFVDHLDHVDPVDGVILVDPEYLKDRKVFVTLTCAFRYGREDLDVLGLSFRKDLYISTFQAFPPVPEERKANSRLQERLLKKLGQHAHPFYFTIPQNLPCSVTLQPGPEDTGKACGVDFEIRAFCAKNMEEKIHKRNSVRLVIRKVQYAPEKAGPQPMVETTRSFLMSDRSLHLEASLDKELYYHGEPISVNVHVTNNSTKTVKRVKISVRQYADICLFSTAQYKCPVAQLEADDQVSSSSTFCKVYTLTPTLDKNREKRGLALDGKLKHEDTNLASSTIVKDVTNKEVLGILVSYRVKVKLVVSRGGDVSVELPFILMHPKPAEPPASRPQSAAPESDPPIDTNLIEFDTNSVSQDDDFVFEDFARLRLKGAVDDKDEDC